In the genome of Chlamydia ibidis 10-1398/6, one region contains:
- a CDS encoding phosphoenolpyruvate carboxykinase (GTP): protein MTTVWSDVIQHKELKTWIQEVIDLVTPDSVRLCDGSDSEYAELANKMCDKGAFIRLNSDLHPNSFLVRSSPEDVARVEQFTFICTSTKEEAGPTNNWRDPEEMRKELRGLFKGCMQGRTLYIVPFCMGPLNSPFSLVGVELTDSPYVVCSMKIMTRMGAEVLQFLGVSGSFHKCLHSVGKPLAPGEKDVAWPCNPKNMRIVHFQDDSSVMSFGSGYGGNALLGKKCVALRLASYLARQQGWLAEHMLIIGVTNPEGQKKYFTASFPSACGKTNLAMLMPKIPGWKVECIGDDIAWIRPGIDGRLYAVNPEFGFFGVAPGTSEFTNPNALASCKANSLFTNVALTPNGDVWWEGLTKEPPQGLIDWHGDPWQPGGAPAAHPNSRFTAPLQQCPVLDPQWNSPEGVPIEAIIFGGRRSDTIPLVYEALSWQHGVMIGAGMSSATTAAIVGEQGKLRHDPFAMLPFCGYNMANYFEHWLSFAFNTHLKLPRIYGVNWFRKDKEGNFMWPGFSDNLRVLEWIFRRTNGEESIARKTPIGYLPTHAGLNTSGLNLSQQVIEDLLSVDVAGWHKEIAGIREYFTMFGSDLPQPLLDELLRIESQLK from the coding sequence ATGACCACGGTATGGAGCGATGTTATTCAACATAAAGAGCTAAAAACATGGATTCAGGAAGTGATTGATTTGGTTACTCCTGATTCCGTTCGTCTTTGTGATGGTTCTGATAGTGAATATGCAGAGCTAGCGAATAAAATGTGTGATAAGGGCGCGTTTATTCGCCTAAATTCTGATTTGCATCCAAATAGTTTTCTCGTTCGTTCTTCTCCGGAAGATGTAGCTCGTGTTGAGCAGTTTACCTTTATTTGTACTTCTACCAAAGAAGAAGCGGGTCCTACAAATAACTGGAGAGATCCCGAAGAAATGCGTAAGGAGTTGCGGGGGCTATTTAAAGGATGTATGCAGGGAAGAACACTGTACATTGTTCCTTTTTGCATGGGCCCTTTAAATTCTCCTTTTTCTCTTGTCGGAGTTGAGCTGACAGATTCTCCCTATGTGGTCTGCTCCATGAAAATTATGACACGTATGGGAGCTGAGGTACTACAATTTTTAGGTGTTTCGGGTTCTTTTCATAAGTGTTTACATAGCGTGGGTAAGCCTTTAGCTCCTGGTGAGAAGGATGTTGCTTGGCCTTGTAATCCCAAAAATATGCGTATTGTGCACTTCCAAGATGATAGTAGTGTTATGTCATTTGGTAGTGGGTATGGAGGTAATGCTTTACTTGGCAAGAAGTGTGTTGCTCTACGCTTGGCGTCATATTTGGCTCGTCAACAGGGATGGTTAGCGGAACACATGCTAATTATCGGTGTTACAAATCCTGAGGGTCAGAAAAAATACTTCACAGCATCGTTCCCTAGCGCTTGTGGAAAAACAAACCTTGCTATGTTGATGCCAAAAATTCCAGGTTGGAAGGTAGAATGTATTGGGGATGATATTGCTTGGATTCGTCCTGGTATAGATGGACGATTGTATGCTGTAAACCCAGAATTTGGCTTTTTTGGTGTGGCACCTGGGACCTCTGAATTTACTAACCCAAATGCTTTAGCTTCTTGCAAAGCAAATTCATTATTTACAAACGTTGCTTTAACTCCTAACGGAGATGTTTGGTGGGAGGGGTTAACCAAAGAACCTCCTCAAGGTTTAATTGATTGGCATGGTGATCCCTGGCAACCTGGAGGGGCTCCAGCAGCGCATCCGAATTCAAGATTCACTGCTCCCTTACAGCAATGTCCTGTTCTTGATCCTCAATGGAATAGTCCAGAAGGAGTCCCCATTGAGGCTATAATTTTTGGGGGGCGTCGTTCTGACACAATTCCTTTAGTTTATGAAGCATTAAGTTGGCAGCACGGTGTGATGATAGGAGCTGGAATGTCTTCGGCAACAACGGCTGCTATAGTAGGAGAACAAGGTAAGCTGCGTCATGATCCGTTTGCTATGTTACCTTTCTGTGGCTATAACATGGCCAATTATTTTGAACATTGGTTGTCCTTTGCATTTAATACGCATTTGAAATTACCTAGAATTTATGGGGTCAACTGGTTCCGTAAAGATAAGGAAGGTAATTTTATGTGGCCAGGGTTTAGTGATAATCTTCGTGTACTAGAATGGATTTTCCGTAGAACAAATGGGGAGGAATCTATCGCTCGCAAGACGCCTATAGGTTATTTGCCTACCCACGCTGGTCTGAATACCAGTGGTTTAAACTTGTCTCAGCAAGTTATTGAAGATCTGTTATCTGTTGATGTCGCTGGATGGCATAAAGAGATTGCTGGAATTCGTGAATACTTTACTATGTTTGGTTCTGATTTGCCTCAGCCATTATTAGATGAATTGCTAAGAATAGAATCACAATTAAAATAG
- a CDS encoding ATP-dependent Clp protease proteolytic subunit: MTLVPYVVEDTGRGERAMDIYSRLLKDRIVMIGQEITEPLANTVIAQLLFLMSEDPKKDIQIFINSPGGYITAGLAIYDTIRFLGCDVNTYCIGQAASMGALLLSAGTKGKRYALPHSRMMIHQPSGGIIGTSADIQLQAAEILTLKKHLANILSECTGQPVEKIIEDSERDFFMGAEEAISYGLIDKVVSSAKDTKDKDTIS; the protein is encoded by the coding sequence ATGACATTGGTGCCTTATGTTGTTGAGGATACGGGTCGTGGTGAGCGAGCCATGGATATCTATTCACGGCTTCTGAAAGATCGTATAGTAATGATAGGCCAAGAAATCACGGAACCTCTCGCCAATACTGTCATTGCTCAGTTGCTATTTCTTATGTCAGAAGACCCTAAAAAAGATATTCAAATTTTTATTAACTCTCCGGGAGGCTATATTACTGCTGGTCTTGCCATATATGACACTATTCGTTTCCTGGGCTGTGATGTAAACACCTACTGTATAGGCCAGGCAGCATCCATGGGAGCTCTTCTGTTGTCTGCGGGCACAAAAGGCAAGCGTTATGCCTTGCCGCATAGCCGCATGATGATTCATCAGCCTTCTGGTGGTATTATTGGAACATCTGCAGACATTCAGTTACAAGCTGCAGAAATCTTGACATTGAAAAAACACCTAGCGAATATTTTATCTGAGTGCACTGGTCAGCCTGTAGAAAAGATCATCGAGGATTCTGAAAGGGATTTCTTCATGGGAGCTGAGGAAGCTATTAGTTACGGCCTTATTGATAAGGTTGTCTCCTCTGCGAAAGATACGAAAGACAAGGATACTATCTCCTAG
- a CDS encoding DEAD/DEAH box helicase has protein sequence MLNFRKLRRDFTANILQDGKELFDQEAVVNAKILSMNGETVCIGAQIRGLYDNVYECEIEVDRSESDTIDSNCDCSYNYDCQHIVALLFYLEKYYNEMVVAYSREADLEANEEINDEVKKELQETFVAAATREEERKDRAHQKEIMSEYVHAANALSVNPFFLPLEYLEKDSAELAVLFVSSNNEEVFRPNQPAEFQLVLRLPGRSKPFYISNIKTFLEGVLYQEPIVLNGRRFFFTMQSFNASDRKMIDLLIRYVRYANQNTEEKLLKSAFLTPASLGVILAKMYEHQLADRGGSQHVEKEHFLGIFCGNLEEPLYWSVSPAKMKFHLDFFDTPYKALLMTPLILIDDDEMQPEQAMLLESNVPGVIHNNIYHRFAPQIKRAHLRSFSRLRDITIPEALFGSFRENALPVFKEYAEISNVEVLNSFVTLPYVDHVRGVCDMSYLDGELEAKLYFLYDDLRVPTAPLSLDYQDIRAFVREDGILARNLVEERKILEEVFSGFIYDERDGAFRVKSEKKIVEFMTETIPNNQHRITFNCPETLSDQFVYDETVFELSFREGTSINYYEAELKVHGLLKGITLDLLWDCISTKKRFLELPKKGGQVKSGRRGKSGASKLPCILVLDLEKIAPVVQIFNEIGFKVLDDFVEKCPLWSLTGISPELFKDLPVKFSITSKLASIQQQIRGEIAFEFQDVPEQIKATLRGYQTEGVHWLERLRKMHLNGILADDMGLGKTLQAIIAVTQSRMEKGKGCSLIVCPTSLVYNWKEEFRKFNPELKTLVVDGIPMQRRRQLATLSDYDVAITSYNLLQKDIDVYKDFEFDYVVLDEAHHIKNRTTRNAKSVKMIRSAHRLILTGTPIENSLEELWSLFDFLMPGLLSSYDRFVGKYIRTGNYMGNKADNMVALKKKVAPFILRRMKEDVLDDLPPVSEILYHCHLTDTQRELYHSYAASAKQELSRLVKQEGFERIHIHVLATLTRLKQICCHPAIFAKDVAEPGDSAKYDMLMDLLSSLVDSGHKTVVFSQYTKMLGIIRKDLEERGVPFVYLDGSTKNRLEIVNQFNEDPNLLVFLISLKAGGTGLNLVGADTVIHYDMWWNPAVENQATDRVHRIGQNRSVSSYKLVTLNTIEEKILSLQNRKKSLVKKVINSDDEVVSKLTWEEVLELLQI, from the coding sequence ATGCTCAATTTTCGCAAATTACGAAGGGATTTTACGGCTAATATTTTACAAGATGGTAAAGAACTTTTTGATCAGGAGGCTGTGGTTAATGCGAAAATCCTATCTATGAACGGTGAAACCGTATGTATAGGGGCGCAGATCCGGGGTCTTTATGACAATGTTTATGAATGTGAAATCGAAGTTGATAGGTCTGAATCCGATACTATAGACTCAAATTGTGATTGCTCTTATAACTATGATTGTCAGCATATTGTGGCTTTGTTGTTTTATCTTGAGAAATACTACAACGAGATGGTCGTTGCATATTCTCGAGAAGCAGATTTAGAAGCAAATGAAGAGATTAACGACGAGGTCAAAAAAGAGCTTCAAGAGACATTTGTAGCGGCAGCAACTCGAGAAGAAGAAAGAAAAGACCGTGCACATCAAAAAGAAATAATGAGTGAGTACGTTCATGCAGCGAATGCTCTGAGTGTTAATCCATTCTTTCTCCCTTTAGAGTATCTAGAGAAAGATTCTGCGGAGTTAGCTGTTTTATTCGTATCTTCAAACAACGAAGAAGTATTTCGCCCTAATCAGCCTGCCGAATTCCAGCTTGTACTGCGTCTTCCTGGACGTTCTAAACCGTTTTATATTTCTAACATCAAAACTTTTTTGGAAGGGGTCCTTTATCAAGAACCCATTGTTTTGAACGGTCGTCGTTTCTTTTTCACTATGCAGTCATTCAATGCTTCGGATCGAAAGATGATTGATCTGTTGATACGTTATGTAAGATACGCCAATCAGAATACAGAAGAAAAGTTATTAAAGTCGGCATTTTTAACCCCTGCTTCTTTAGGAGTTATTCTTGCTAAGATGTATGAGCATCAATTAGCTGATCGAGGTGGTAGTCAGCATGTTGAAAAAGAACACTTTTTAGGCATTTTTTGCGGGAACCTTGAAGAGCCATTATATTGGTCAGTTTCTCCTGCTAAGATGAAATTTCATTTAGATTTTTTTGACACGCCGTATAAGGCATTGTTAATGACTCCACTCATTCTTATCGATGATGATGAGATGCAGCCTGAGCAGGCTATGTTGTTAGAGTCAAACGTTCCAGGGGTTATTCATAACAATATTTATCATCGTTTTGCTCCTCAGATTAAACGAGCGCATTTACGTTCATTTTCTAGATTACGTGATATTACAATTCCAGAAGCGTTGTTTGGTTCTTTCAGAGAAAATGCACTTCCTGTTTTTAAGGAATATGCTGAGATATCTAATGTTGAGGTCCTGAATTCCTTTGTAACTCTCCCTTATGTTGATCATGTTCGTGGTGTTTGTGACATGAGTTATCTTGATGGGGAATTAGAAGCAAAGCTATACTTTTTGTACGATGATTTGCGGGTGCCTACTGCTCCGCTGTCGCTAGATTATCAGGATATTCGTGCGTTTGTTCGAGAGGATGGTATTTTAGCTAGAAATCTTGTTGAGGAGCGTAAAATTCTTGAAGAGGTTTTCTCTGGTTTTATTTATGACGAGCGAGACGGGGCTTTTCGTGTAAAAAGTGAGAAAAAGATTGTTGAATTCATGACGGAAACTATTCCGAATAATCAGCACAGAATTACTTTCAATTGTCCTGAAACACTTTCTGATCAATTTGTTTATGATGAGACAGTTTTTGAACTTTCTTTCAGAGAAGGAACTAGCATAAATTATTACGAAGCTGAGCTTAAAGTTCATGGTCTACTAAAAGGCATTACTTTAGATCTTTTGTGGGATTGTATTAGCACAAAGAAAAGGTTCTTAGAGCTTCCTAAAAAAGGAGGCCAAGTAAAGTCAGGACGTCGTGGGAAGTCAGGTGCCTCTAAGTTGCCATGTATCTTAGTGCTCGACTTAGAAAAGATTGCCCCTGTTGTACAGATTTTTAATGAAATTGGATTTAAAGTTTTGGACGATTTTGTTGAGAAGTGTCCCTTATGGAGTCTAACGGGCATTTCTCCAGAATTGTTTAAAGATCTTCCCGTTAAATTTTCTATTACTAGCAAGCTAGCTTCAATTCAGCAGCAGATTCGTGGTGAGATAGCCTTCGAGTTCCAGGATGTCCCTGAACAAATTAAGGCTACCCTTAGAGGATACCAGACTGAGGGAGTGCATTGGTTAGAACGTTTACGTAAGATGCATCTTAATGGAATTCTTGCCGATGATATGGGCCTTGGTAAGACGTTGCAAGCTATTATTGCAGTTACTCAGAGTAGAATGGAAAAAGGGAAAGGCTGTTCCTTAATCGTTTGTCCTACTTCTCTTGTTTATAACTGGAAAGAAGAATTTCGTAAGTTCAATCCAGAGCTAAAAACTCTTGTTGTCGATGGCATCCCTATGCAGCGTCGTCGTCAGCTTGCTACATTGTCGGATTACGATGTGGCAATTACTTCTTATAATTTATTGCAAAAAGATATCGATGTTTACAAAGATTTTGAATTTGACTACGTAGTGTTAGATGAGGCTCATCATATTAAAAATCGGACAACACGTAATGCAAAGTCCGTGAAAATGATACGCTCTGCTCATCGACTTATTCTAACAGGAACGCCGATAGAAAATTCTCTTGAAGAGCTGTGGAGTCTCTTTGATTTCCTGATGCCTGGTTTGTTGAGTAGTTATGATCGCTTTGTTGGCAAGTACATTCGCACTGGCAATTATATGGGGAATAAAGCTGATAATATGGTTGCATTGAAGAAGAAGGTTGCTCCTTTTATTCTTCGGCGCATGAAAGAAGATGTTTTAGACGATTTGCCTCCAGTTTCTGAAATCTTGTACCACTGTCATCTTACAGATACGCAGAGAGAACTATACCATTCTTACGCAGCTTCTGCAAAACAGGAGTTGTCTCGATTAGTTAAACAAGAAGGATTCGAACGTATTCATATTCACGTTCTTGCGACATTGACACGTTTGAAACAGATTTGTTGCCATCCAGCAATTTTTGCCAAAGATGTTGCTGAACCAGGAGATTCTGCAAAATATGATATGTTAATGGATCTACTGTCTTCTCTAGTAGACTCGGGTCACAAGACTGTAGTATTTAGCCAATATACCAAAATGTTAGGAATTATCAGGAAGGATCTAGAAGAACGTGGTGTTCCTTTTGTTTACTTAGATGGTTCCACCAAGAACAGGTTGGAGATTGTAAATCAATTTAATGAAGATCCGAATTTACTTGTATTCTTGATTTCTCTAAAAGCTGGGGGAACAGGGTTAAACCTTGTCGGTGCTGATACAGTAATCCACTATGATATGTGGTGGAACCCTGCTGTTGAGAATCAAGCAACGGATCGTGTACATCGTATTGGCCAAAATCGTTCAGTGTCTTCGTATAAACTAGTTACGTTGAACACAATTGAAGAAAAGATCTTATCTTTACAAAACAGGAAAAAGAGCCTTGTAAAGAAAGTGATCAACTCAGATGATGAAGTCGTTTCCAAGTTAACTTGGGAAGAAGTGCTGGAATTGCTACAGATATGA
- the tig gene encoding trigger factor: MSRSFSNDHFSIDLEEKAGCFVSATVKASAPLLEKLHKQAVKKIKKDITISGFRKGKAPDEVISSRYAPQVSKEMNQLLLQATYDSLSTVGDRKPLSPQAVKSASIVKASLTEGGEVTFSYEAFPQIPSFSWEGLSLLEEPAPANISDEEIEKGLANIAYFFATKTPVTRPSQEGDFISLSLHISKANDPEFAPTAIFENKYFKLSEEEMTDAFKEKFIGVSSGYRFTETIASPEIQSFLNGDTLTFTVNSVIEVVSPEVDDEKARQLQADSLEDLKQKLRVQLENQAKDKQRQERLSAAEDALAKLVDFDLPSSLLQERIEVLTKEKLLNARLVQYCSDEELENKKADLIQEAEDLAKKVLKLQFLSHQIFADEKLTISREELQHMMDICSRERFGMQPPRDISNETLQELVVAARDRLTYYKALNSVLSKAKELSAAPSA; encoded by the coding sequence GTGTCACGCAGTTTTTCTAATGACCATTTTTCTATTGATCTAGAAGAAAAAGCCGGTTGCTTCGTTTCAGCAACGGTTAAAGCAAGTGCTCCACTGTTGGAAAAACTCCACAAGCAAGCAGTTAAAAAAATTAAGAAGGATATTACTATATCCGGGTTTCGCAAAGGAAAGGCTCCTGATGAAGTGATTTCTTCTCGCTACGCTCCTCAGGTAAGCAAAGAGATGAATCAGCTGCTTCTTCAAGCTACATATGATTCTTTGTCAACTGTTGGTGATAGAAAACCTCTTTCACCGCAAGCAGTTAAATCGGCGTCTATTGTCAAAGCTAGTTTAACTGAAGGAGGGGAAGTGACTTTCTCCTATGAGGCCTTTCCTCAAATCCCCTCATTCTCTTGGGAGGGTCTTTCTTTACTGGAAGAGCCTGCTCCTGCCAATATTTCCGATGAAGAGATAGAAAAAGGTTTGGCTAATATAGCTTACTTTTTTGCTACAAAAACTCCTGTAACGCGGCCTTCTCAGGAAGGAGATTTCATTTCCTTATCTTTACACATATCCAAGGCAAATGATCCAGAGTTTGCTCCTACAGCAATTTTTGAAAATAAATATTTCAAATTATCCGAAGAAGAAATGACAGATGCTTTTAAAGAAAAGTTTATAGGGGTTTCTTCTGGTTATCGTTTTACTGAAACTATAGCTTCACCGGAGATTCAATCATTCTTAAATGGGGACACTCTTACTTTTACTGTTAATTCCGTTATTGAGGTTGTTTCTCCAGAAGTAGACGATGAAAAGGCACGTCAATTGCAAGCAGATTCTCTGGAAGATTTAAAACAAAAACTTCGCGTTCAATTGGAAAATCAAGCCAAAGACAAACAACGTCAAGAACGTCTTTCTGCAGCAGAGGACGCATTAGCTAAGCTCGTGGACTTTGATCTTCCGAGTTCATTGCTGCAGGAGCGTATCGAAGTCTTGACGAAAGAGAAGCTGCTTAACGCTCGTTTAGTTCAGTACTGTTCTGATGAAGAGCTAGAAAACAAAAAGGCTGATTTAATCCAAGAAGCTGAAGATCTGGCTAAAAAAGTGCTAAAATTACAATTTCTTTCTCACCAGATTTTTGCGGATGAGAAACTGACTATTAGCCGTGAAGAGCTTCAGCACATGATGGACATTTGTTCTAGGGAGCGTTTTGGTATGCAGCCTCCTCGCGATATTTCGAATGAAACCTTGCAAGAGCTTGTAGTGGCAGCCAGGGACCGCTTAACTTACTACAAAGCTCTGAATAGTGTTTTATCAAAAGCAAAAGAACTAAGTGCAGCTCCCTCAGCGTAA
- a CDS encoding rod shape-determining protein, with product MSPHRSLFKIKNFSNRLYNKALGRFDKVFNFFTGNVGIDLGTANTLVYVRGRGIVLSEPSVVAVDAQTHTVLAVGHKAKAMLGKTPRKIMAVRPMKDGVIADFEIAEGMLKALIKRVTPSRSMFRPRILIAVPSGITGVEKRAVEDSALHAGAQEVILIEEPMAAAIGVDLPVHEPAASMIIDIGGGTTEIAIISLGGIVESRSLRIAGDEFDECIINYMRRTYNLMIGPRTAEEIKITIGSAYPLGDQELEMEVRGRDQVAGLPVTKKINSVEIRECLAEPIQQIIECVRLTLEKCPPELSADLVERGMVLAGGGALIKGLDKALSKNTGLSVITAPHPLLAVCLGTGKALEHLDQFKKRKGNMV from the coding sequence ATGAGCCCACATCGAAGCTTATTTAAAATAAAGAATTTTTCAAATCGGTTGTATAACAAGGCTCTGGGGCGTTTTGATAAAGTGTTTAACTTTTTCACAGGGAATGTTGGTATCGATTTAGGTACTGCGAATACGCTTGTGTACGTGCGTGGTCGGGGTATTGTTCTTAGTGAGCCTTCGGTAGTAGCTGTCGATGCTCAAACTCATACGGTTCTCGCTGTGGGGCACAAAGCAAAAGCAATGTTGGGTAAGACTCCTCGTAAGATTATGGCTGTGCGGCCTATGAAAGATGGGGTTATTGCTGATTTTGAGATCGCAGAGGGTATGTTGAAAGCTTTGATTAAGCGTGTCACTCCTTCGCGTAGTATGTTTCGTCCTAGAATTTTGATAGCGGTCCCCTCTGGTATTACTGGAGTAGAGAAGCGTGCTGTCGAGGACTCCGCTTTGCATGCTGGCGCTCAAGAAGTTATTCTCATAGAAGAGCCTATGGCTGCTGCTATTGGAGTTGATCTGCCAGTCCATGAGCCGGCTGCGAGTATGATTATTGATATTGGTGGGGGAACTACAGAAATTGCTATTATTTCCCTTGGAGGAATAGTAGAGTCTCGTTCCTTGCGCATTGCTGGTGATGAATTTGATGAATGTATTATTAATTATATGCGTCGCACGTATAATTTAATGATCGGTCCTCGCACTGCGGAGGAGATAAAAATTACTATAGGATCTGCTTATCCTTTGGGAGATCAAGAATTAGAAATGGAGGTGCGTGGTAGAGACCAAGTTGCTGGTTTGCCTGTTACCAAAAAGATTAATTCTGTAGAGATCCGCGAGTGTCTTGCGGAGCCAATTCAACAAATCATAGAATGTGTGCGCTTAACTTTAGAGAAGTGTCCGCCGGAGCTTTCTGCTGATTTGGTAGAGCGTGGCATGGTTTTAGCTGGAGGTGGGGCATTGATTAAAGGATTGGATAAAGCGTTAAGTAAAAATACTGGGCTATCGGTTATCACAGCACCACATCCCTTATTGGCTGTTTGTTTAGGAACAGGCAAAGCTTTGGAGCATTTAGACCAATTTAAGAAACGCAAAGGGAATATGGTATGA
- a CDS encoding CT620/CT621 family type III secretion system effector, translating into MTINPYYLSFSRNITSALAGNQVDMSTCMSHAVCLFQELNEKTKGLKRALGLIQEVAPDTKSVLNDKDIFYIADNPVVFTEPAPAAPQDIPQLSELTTKILSDPNLAAAHLFIEGLEKNFQDWLKTEEEGGMTNPTEAEKNVVNEYQTKLSTIKQLFGLNKREVAVADDKYTQLYALPQQFVDAINKIPKKEAPPKTKVVHFWQNMMVIYNAMISLAYPVADNINVALAETSMNIDAANRLIGLIRQFTSTLKDLLNPIWGTTSDNLTITGGQHNALQGGMVQSYLMLGGLYRLMMQNYPNDPQDPNKLPQSLKDALDKFLDTMDVFTMGYANITGNGNVTLPEFLSLQYAFLTCVAEAGTNSSASGVESYKTALNREKAYWSQRKYSNFDVTAASAALSEFANNPVGTSSNIAIFLNSNGGNSTSQFNPLFFYQCIDLMTSQSQHVDTRQSFQAVLKGQEASIAAIQKQISAWEAAAADFHAKKDSMDPAKLNYFASMNKDKETFVTTSPLQVTYTSLMLDKYLPNQEHVLKTLGVQMTFSNKAAKYMNQIIKHISSFQSADVYYSLGIYLRQMNLQALTDPVSKAESVLSKETKRCQTDLTRCIKAKQEIETILNEIKTDKELTDSQRRELLLTITTYQSQFDDLIRNLGNLRSLLVGMTLTPVEKPDEVDEAFTITVNGKPSNEWVRQLSSFENFVIEGGKNGVVPGGEQQILNSLEATQQDYTTFNQNQQLALQLESASIQQEWTLVSAAMALLNQIFAKLTRRIR; encoded by the coding sequence GTGACTATTAACCCTTATTATCTCAGTTTTAGTCGTAATATTACTTCTGCATTAGCTGGCAATCAAGTGGATATGTCTACATGTATGTCTCATGCAGTGTGTTTATTTCAGGAATTAAATGAAAAAACTAAAGGTTTAAAACGAGCTTTAGGGTTAATTCAAGAAGTTGCGCCCGATACTAAATCAGTACTAAATGATAAGGATATTTTTTATATCGCAGATAATCCTGTCGTATTTACTGAGCCTGCACCTGCAGCTCCTCAAGATATTCCTCAACTTTCAGAATTAACGACTAAGATACTTAGTGATCCCAATTTAGCCGCGGCTCATTTGTTCATTGAAGGTCTAGAAAAGAATTTTCAGGATTGGCTAAAGACTGAAGAAGAAGGTGGGATGACTAATCCTACTGAAGCTGAGAAGAATGTAGTTAATGAGTATCAGACGAAATTATCTACAATTAAACAATTATTTGGTTTGAATAAACGAGAAGTCGCTGTTGCGGACGATAAATATACTCAGCTTTATGCACTTCCTCAACAATTCGTTGACGCAATCAATAAGATACCAAAGAAAGAGGCTCCACCTAAGACTAAAGTTGTACATTTTTGGCAGAATATGATGGTGATCTATAATGCCATGATATCTTTAGCATATCCAGTCGCAGACAATATCAATGTCGCTTTAGCAGAAACATCTATGAATATTGATGCTGCGAATAGGTTAATAGGACTTATTCGTCAGTTTACGAGTACTCTTAAAGATTTGCTCAATCCTATTTGGGGAACGACATCAGATAACTTGACTATTACCGGTGGTCAGCACAATGCTCTACAAGGAGGTATGGTTCAGTCTTATTTGATGTTAGGTGGGTTATATCGCTTGATGATGCAGAATTACCCAAATGATCCACAAGATCCAAATAAATTACCCCAGAGCTTGAAAGATGCTTTAGACAAGTTTCTAGATACCATGGATGTATTTACTATGGGGTATGCTAATATAACGGGTAATGGCAATGTAACCTTACCCGAATTCTTAAGTTTGCAGTATGCTTTTTTGACTTGTGTCGCGGAAGCTGGAACGAATTCTAGCGCTAGCGGTGTTGAGTCTTATAAAACAGCATTAAACCGGGAGAAAGCTTACTGGTCACAAAGGAAATACAGTAATTTTGATGTTACTGCAGCCTCAGCTGCTTTGAGTGAATTTGCTAATAATCCTGTTGGTACAAGCAGCAATATTGCTATTTTTCTGAACAGTAATGGAGGTAACAGTACCAGCCAATTTAATCCTCTATTCTTTTATCAATGTATCGATTTAATGACTAGCCAGTCTCAGCATGTTGATACTAGGCAATCGTTTCAGGCAGTTCTTAAAGGACAAGAGGCAAGTATAGCTGCAATTCAAAAGCAAATATCTGCTTGGGAGGCAGCTGCAGCAGATTTCCATGCAAAGAAAGATTCCATGGATCCTGCAAAGTTAAACTACTTTGCTAGCATGAATAAGGACAAAGAGACTTTCGTTACTACGTCTCCGTTACAGGTTACGTATACATCTTTGATGTTGGATAAGTATCTGCCTAATCAAGAACATGTGTTGAAGACTTTAGGAGTACAAATGACGTTCTCCAATAAGGCAGCTAAATACATGAATCAGATTATTAAACATATTTCGAGTTTTCAGTCTGCAGATGTCTACTACTCTTTAGGTATCTATCTTCGTCAGATGAATTTGCAAGCACTAACGGATCCTGTGAGTAAGGCGGAGAGTGTCCTTTCTAAAGAGACAAAACGCTGCCAGACCGATCTCACTAGATGTATAAAGGCAAAACAAGAAATCGAGACAATTTTAAACGAAATAAAAACTGATAAGGAATTAACAGATTCACAAAGGCGTGAACTTCTACTTACAATTACAACATATCAAAGTCAATTCGATGACTTGATACGTAATTTAGGTAACTTACGTTCTTTATTAGTGGGGATGACACTCACTCCTGTAGAAAAACCAGATGAAGTTGACGAAGCATTCACTATTACAGTAAATGGGAAACCCTCGAATGAATGGGTGCGGCAGTTATCCTCTTTTGAAAATTTTGTCATAGAGGGAGGGAAAAATGGCGTTGTCCCTGGGGGAGAACAACAAATTCTCAATAGTTTAGAAGCAACACAGCAGGATTATACAACATTTAACCAAAACCAGCAGTTGGCTTTACAGCTTGAATCAGCATCTATTCAGCAAGAATGGACGTTAGTGAGTGCTGCTATGGCTTTGTTGAATCAAATTTTTGCAAAATTAACACGTAGAATTAGATAA